From the genome of Phaeodactylum tricornutum CCAP 1055/1 chromosome 13, whole genome shotgun sequence, one region includes:
- a CDS encoding predicted protein: protein MIGRADIEESKSNVAMNAWLPQASYPCGNFSDTSHFKFQKLKGSIGHDFSVCIRTENQNQVSFYPFVLHEISVLIELTLGHLCYSLTDVPPQPNSPPDVVSRVARQV, encoded by the coding sequence ATGATAGGAAGAGCCGACATCGAAGAATCAAAAAGCAACGTCGCTATGAACGCTTGGCTGCCACAAGCCAGTTATCCCTGTGGTAACTTTTCTGACACCTCTCACTTCAAATTCCAAAAACTGAAAGGATCGATAGGCCACGATTTCTCGGTTTGTATTCGTACTGAAAATCAAAATCAAGTCAGCTTTTACCCTTTTGTTCTACATGAGATTTCTGTTCTCATTGAGCTGACCTTAGGACACCTGTGTTATTCTTTAACAGATGTGCCGCCCCAGCCAAACTCCCCACCTGACGTTGTCTCCCGCGTAGCTCGCCAAGTCTAA
- a CDS encoding predicted protein, with protein sequence MFGRDKRTGRGGSGHGCAAGEPRKGVGNTFGRCFGDPDAVATVVVQGWAEIPTFDSVGGPSFASSRLDVNKDASAGRSLGGAVKVKGAVELGMSRQFGIDAGAAKKI encoded by the coding sequence ATGTTTGGCCGTGACAAGAGGACCGGTAGAGGTGGCAGTGGGCATGGGTGTGCGGCTGGGGAACCAAGAAAGGGTGTCGGCAACACGTTCGGCAGGTGTTTCGGTGACCCAGACGCAGTGGCAACGGTAGTGGTTCAGGGCTGGGCCGAGATACCAACCTTTGACAGCGTGGGGGGCCCAAGTTTCGCGAGCAGCAGGCTTGATGTGAACAAGGACGCGAGTGCCGGGAGGAGCTTGGGGGGTGCGGTTAAAGTCAAAGGCGCCGTGGAGCTGGGCATGAGCAGACAGTTTgggattgatgcgggagCGGCGAAGAAGATTTAG
- a CDS encoding predicted protein, with translation MTNAAAIPTRNGGGAHVTTPSPRLPLFALATKSLRTPACSPSTVKNAQIACKHNLARFQENFTLANDDWCLTATTGSLGYANVLAAAPSLAPATVSDTLSLPFSALSVSHSSVSSPDMTYCWTHGTSKNRRHTSATCKDNVPGHRDDATASNPIGGSTKIWTAPKPPK, from the exons ATgaccaacgccgccgccatcccCACGCGCAACGGTGGCGGCGCCCACG TAACGACCCCATCTCCGAGGCTGCCACTGTTCGCGCTGGCTACAAAGTCATTGCGCACTCCGGCCTGCTCCCCCTCGACTGTAAAGAATGCGCAAATTGCCTGCAAGCACAACCTTGCTCGCTTCCAGGAGAATTTTACCCTTGCCAATGATGATTGGTGCCTCACTGCCACCACCGGGTCCTTGGGCTACGCCAAtgttcttgctgctgccCCCTCTCTGGCTCCTGCCACGGTCTCCGACACCCTAAGCCTTCCATTCTCAGCGCTCTCTGTGTCCCAttcttctgtttcctctcCGGATATGActtattgctggacccatggGACCAGCAAGAACCGGCGCCATACAAGTGCCACCTGCAAGGACAACGTCCCCGgccatcgcgacgacgcgacggccTCCAATCCCATTGGTGGCTCCACCAAGATTTGGACCGCCCCCAAACCCCccaaatag
- a CDS encoding predicted protein → MGALIGSKNSGSGLALHEFDVDGIAVVIVKNKHVVVAKIEVPEASVGGAGTREQQGIMAMNVKASGREGCRAAVIAQLSDGEERMGSEPRKNVGLAGCGGETRKGQGGNVARAKDGAVRDTDG, encoded by the exons ATGGGCGCGCTTATAGGCAGCAAGAATAGCGGGTCCGGACTTGCTCTTCATGAGTTTGACGTGGATGGCATTGCTGTCGTAATTGTAAAGAACAAGCATGTTGTTGTGGCCAAGATTGAGGTGCCAGAGGCCAGTGTGGGGGGAGCGGGCACCAGAGAGCAGCAGGGTATCATGGCAATGAATGTCAAGGCGAGTGGCCGAGAAG GTTGCCGTGCAGCCGTCATCGCACAGTTGTCCGATGGAGAGGAGCGGATGGGAAGCGAGCCCAGGAAAAATGTGGGCTTGGCAGGCTGCGGGGGAGAAACCAGGAAGGGCCAGGGTGGCAATGTGGCTCGAGCGAAGGACGGCGCCGTTCGGGACACGGACGGCTAG